A genomic region of Metopolophium dirhodum isolate CAU chromosome 1, ASM1992520v1, whole genome shotgun sequence contains the following coding sequences:
- the LOC132941718 gene encoding probable cyclin-dependent serine/threonine-protein kinase DDB_G0292550, with product MSQVKEISDLTDSDEGKQIIRSLNRLNYKQGSSGIGETDNILRIPNPAKRRPIGYDEYPNFERQYIQNINIPTAAKTEGDNDQSLNQDDNYHFLMSLLPYLREVPKNRKMAIRHKLQRVFIDEQERKISGRNINVNHPNLNNFHTPFANMFMTDPMNQPQQTPRLPPPPYPYKQDVFYNYVPSAARPSASVPMPKAIPSTSTLHGNLIVQQQPIFSGYPVSVGLPSGHQQYYNAKANNNANNNNSSFSYNATTVDKNNANKNNINRSFGYNATAVDNNNANNNNSSFSYNATAVDNNNANNHNNNSSFGYNATATESKNANNDNSSFSYNATTVDKNNANKNNNNSSFGYNATAVDNNNANNNNSSFSSNATTVDNNNSSFIYNATAVDNDNATFTNQSGVTGEPQTLTYLQ from the coding sequence ATGAGTCAAGTGAAGGAGATAAGCGATTTGACGGATAGCGACGAAGGCAAGCAAATCATAAGGAGCTTGAACCGCTTGAATTACAAGCAGGGAAGCAGCGGAATCGGCGAAACCGACAACATACTAAGAATTCCTAATCCCGCGAAGAGGCGACCAATCGGGTACGACGAATACCCGAACTTCGAGAGGCAGTACATACAGAACATCAATATCCCGACCGCGGCCAAGACGGAGGGTGACAACGACCAAAGCCTAAACCAAGACGACAATTATCACTTCCTGATGAGCTTGTTGCCATACCTGCGCGAAGTGCCTAAAAACAGGAAAATGGCGATCCGACACAAGTTGCAGAGAGTGTTTATCGATGAACAGGAACGGAAAATTAGCGGTAGAAACATTAATGTGAACCACCcgaacttaaataattttcacacGCCGTTCGCCAACATGTTCATGACGGATCCCATGAACCAACCGCAGCAGACTCCGAGGCTTCCGCCGCCTCCGTATCCTTATAAACAAGACGTCTTCTACAACTACGTTCCGTCGGCGGCAAGGCCGTCAGCGTCGGTGCCAATGCCAAAAGCCATACCCTCGACGTCTACGCTCCACGGCAATCTTATCGTCCAGCAGCAGCCGATTTTTTCGGGATACCCGGTGTCGGTCGGTCTGCCGAGCGGACATCAGCAATACTACAACGCCAAGGCCAATAACAAcgccaacaacaacaacagctcTTTTAGCTACAACGCCACCACCGTGGACAAAAACAACGCCAACAAAAATAACATCAACCGCTCATTTGGCTACAACGCCACCGCCGTGGACAACAACAACGCCAATAACAACAACAGCTCTTTTAGCTACAACGCCACCGCCGTGGACAACAACAACGCCAATAACCATAACAATAACAGCTCTTTTGGCTACAACGCCACCGCCACGGAAAGCAAAAACGCCAACAACGACAACAGCTCTTTTAGCTACAACGCCACCACCGTGGACAAAAACAACGCcaacaaaaataacaacaacagcTCATTTGGCTACAACGCCACCGCCGTGGACAACAACAAcgccaacaacaacaacagctcTTTTAGCTCCAACGCCACCACCGTGGACAACAACAACAGCTCTTTTATCTACAACGCCACCGCCGTGGACAACGATAACGCTACTTTTACTAATCAGTCGGGGGTAACTGGAGAACCTCAAACCTTAACGTACTTGCAATAA